Proteins encoded within one genomic window of Humulus lupulus chromosome 1, drHumLupu1.1, whole genome shotgun sequence:
- the LOC133794725 gene encoding metal tolerance protein 2 isoform X2 gives MGFRFRNLNPIYRVCITRFCSNTQVLSCSNSLAQHPWVVLSQIHPVYGIPRRWHGGHSHHRGGDYNHGSGEESEKIFKLGLASDVVLATGKALTGYLSGSTAIIADAAHSISDVVLSGVALVSFKVANAPKDKEHPYGHGKFETLGALGISCMLLATGGGIAWHALDLLHGLMLADHQILNQSLIQDHDHGHHHVGHHHGIDMNYPILALSVTIMSISIKEGLYWITKRAGERTNSGLMIANAWHHRADAISSVVTLVGVGGAILGIKFLDPLAGVVVSGMILKAGLETGVLELVDAAIPSKHLDPVKQTILQVEGVKGCHHLRGRRAGSSLYVDVNIEVDPFCSVSAAHDIGEDVRHQIHKSHPEVAEVFIHIDPATSQISSTVNDQQESLKRTTCEKSDSVKENDIEAAVSNIITERFQLNMVVEHIIRHSLQGKVLLQIEVSMPPSMFIRDAMEVAKKAEEEILKAHPDIVHVSIQLRLGRPIPQFNDNNE, from the exons ATGGGATTCAGATTCCGTAATTTGAATCCGATTTATAGAGTTTGCATCACCAGATTTTGTTCAAATACTCAAGTTTTGTCTTGTTCAAATTCCCTTGCTCAACACCCTTGGGTCGTTTTGTCTCAAATTCACCCCGTTTACGGCATTCCCAGAAGATGGCACGGTGGTCACTCTCATCACCGCGGAGGCGATTACAATCATGGTTCTGGCGAGGAGAGTGAGAAGATATTCAAGCTCGGTCTGGCCTCAGACGTTGTTTTGGCCACCGGAAAAGCTCTCACTGGTTATTTATCCGGGAGCACTGCTATCATTGCCGATGCTGCCCATTCCATTTCCGATGTG GTTCTTAGTGGTGTCGCCTTGGTGTCATTTAAAGTTGCAAATGCTCCTAAAGATAAAGAACACCCATATG GTCATGGTAAATTTGAGACCTTGGGAGCACTGGGAATCTCTTGTATGCTTTTGGCAACTGGTGGTGGCATTGCATGGCATGCTTTAGATCTTCTGCAT GGCTTGATGTTAGCAGATCATCAAATACTTAATCAGTCTTTGATACAAGATCATGATCATGGCCATCATCATGTTGGACATCACCACGGAATTGACATGAATTACCCTATTCTAGCTTTGAGTGTGACTATTATGTCAATATCAATCAAGGAAGG ACTTTACTGGATCACAAAGCGAGCTGGGGAGAGAACAAATAGTGGACTTATGATAGCAAATGCCTGGCACCATCGTGCAGATGCCATTTCATCAGTGGTTACTCTTGTAGGGGTTG GAGGAGCTATTCTTGGAATTAAGTTTCTAGATCCCCTAGCTGGAGTTGTTGTATCAGGCATGATCCTGAAAGCAGGTCTTGAAACTGG CGTCTTGGAACTAGTGGATGCTGCGATCCCATCGAAGCACTTGGATCCTGTCAAACAAACAATACTACAAGTTGAAGGTGTGAAG GGATGTCATCATTTGAGGGGAAGAAGAGCAGGTTCATCTCTGTATGTTGATGTAAATATTGAG GTTGATCCTTTCTGTAGTGTTAGTGCTGCGCATGACATTGGAGAAGATGTCCGTCATCAAATTCACAAATCTCATCCCGAAGTGGCTGAAGTTTTTATACACATAg ATCCTGCAACTTCTCAAATTTCCTCAACTGTAAACGACCAGCAAGAAAGCTTGAAGCGGaccacatgtgagaaaagtgattcaGTTAAAGAAAACGACATTGAAGCTGCTGTTTCTAACATCATCACAGAGAGGTTTCAACTG AACATGGTGGTTGAACACATAATTCGTCACTCACTGCAAGGAAAAGTGCTACTCCAAATTGAGGTTTCCATGCCGCCCTCCATGTTCATTCG AGATGCAATGGAGGTAGCCAAAAAGGCAGAAGAGGAGATTTTGAAAGCACACCCAGATATCGTTCATGTCAGCATTCAGCTTCGTCTCGGACGTCCAATACCACAATTCAACGACAACAACGAATAG
- the LOC133794725 gene encoding metal tolerance protein 2 isoform X1, whose product MGFRFRNLNPIYRVCITRFCSNTQVLSCSNSLAQHPWVVLSQIHPVYGIPRRWHGGHSHHRGGDYNHGSGEESEKIFKLGLASDVVLATGKALTGYLSGSTAIIADAAHSISDVVLSGVALVSFKVANAPKDKEHPYGHGKFETLGALGISCMLLATGGGIAWHALDLLHGLMLADHQILNQSLIQDHDHGHHHVGHHHGIDMNYPILALSVTIMSISIKEGLYWITKRAGERTNSGLMIANAWHHRADAISSVVTLVGVGGAILGIKFLDPLAGVVVSGMILKAGLETGYQSVLELVDAAIPSKHLDPVKQTILQVEGVKGCHHLRGRRAGSSLYVDVNIEVDPFCSVSAAHDIGEDVRHQIHKSHPEVAEVFIHIDPATSQISSTVNDQQESLKRTTCEKSDSVKENDIEAAVSNIITERFQLNMVVEHIIRHSLQGKVLLQIEVSMPPSMFIRDAMEVAKKAEEEILKAHPDIVHVSIQLRLGRPIPQFNDNNE is encoded by the exons ATGGGATTCAGATTCCGTAATTTGAATCCGATTTATAGAGTTTGCATCACCAGATTTTGTTCAAATACTCAAGTTTTGTCTTGTTCAAATTCCCTTGCTCAACACCCTTGGGTCGTTTTGTCTCAAATTCACCCCGTTTACGGCATTCCCAGAAGATGGCACGGTGGTCACTCTCATCACCGCGGAGGCGATTACAATCATGGTTCTGGCGAGGAGAGTGAGAAGATATTCAAGCTCGGTCTGGCCTCAGACGTTGTTTTGGCCACCGGAAAAGCTCTCACTGGTTATTTATCCGGGAGCACTGCTATCATTGCCGATGCTGCCCATTCCATTTCCGATGTG GTTCTTAGTGGTGTCGCCTTGGTGTCATTTAAAGTTGCAAATGCTCCTAAAGATAAAGAACACCCATATG GTCATGGTAAATTTGAGACCTTGGGAGCACTGGGAATCTCTTGTATGCTTTTGGCAACTGGTGGTGGCATTGCATGGCATGCTTTAGATCTTCTGCAT GGCTTGATGTTAGCAGATCATCAAATACTTAATCAGTCTTTGATACAAGATCATGATCATGGCCATCATCATGTTGGACATCACCACGGAATTGACATGAATTACCCTATTCTAGCTTTGAGTGTGACTATTATGTCAATATCAATCAAGGAAGG ACTTTACTGGATCACAAAGCGAGCTGGGGAGAGAACAAATAGTGGACTTATGATAGCAAATGCCTGGCACCATCGTGCAGATGCCATTTCATCAGTGGTTACTCTTGTAGGGGTTG GAGGAGCTATTCTTGGAATTAAGTTTCTAGATCCCCTAGCTGGAGTTGTTGTATCAGGCATGATCCTGAAAGCAGGTCTTGAAACTGGGTATCAGAG CGTCTTGGAACTAGTGGATGCTGCGATCCCATCGAAGCACTTGGATCCTGTCAAACAAACAATACTACAAGTTGAAGGTGTGAAG GGATGTCATCATTTGAGGGGAAGAAGAGCAGGTTCATCTCTGTATGTTGATGTAAATATTGAG GTTGATCCTTTCTGTAGTGTTAGTGCTGCGCATGACATTGGAGAAGATGTCCGTCATCAAATTCACAAATCTCATCCCGAAGTGGCTGAAGTTTTTATACACATAg ATCCTGCAACTTCTCAAATTTCCTCAACTGTAAACGACCAGCAAGAAAGCTTGAAGCGGaccacatgtgagaaaagtgattcaGTTAAAGAAAACGACATTGAAGCTGCTGTTTCTAACATCATCACAGAGAGGTTTCAACTG AACATGGTGGTTGAACACATAATTCGTCACTCACTGCAAGGAAAAGTGCTACTCCAAATTGAGGTTTCCATGCCGCCCTCCATGTTCATTCG AGATGCAATGGAGGTAGCCAAAAAGGCAGAAGAGGAGATTTTGAAAGCACACCCAGATATCGTTCATGTCAGCATTCAGCTTCGTCTCGGACGTCCAATACCACAATTCAACGACAACAACGAATAG